One genomic segment of Gossypium arboreum isolate Shixiya-1 chromosome 3, ASM2569848v2, whole genome shotgun sequence includes these proteins:
- the LOC108474502 gene encoding uncharacterized protein LOC108474502 isoform X7, with the protein MASSISDTALRLLLSCAKAIEDGDLKSADALLHIILVLADERPYLYESRLVKYFADALVRRAYGLHPASSYNTFPGNPAPYYHYNGYRINDIIKKVIDDALMGNRRLHLIDFSIPYENFEGSVLRTLPTFSGDPLPVRVSYILPPFLKKYVESFSQMEFLTKDAMNLNVKLEAELKVVYANSLAEVDEYKLDFKRRREDEMVVVYYKFKLDKLLTDGKAMERELVRLKEINPTIVIMLDFYSNHTHSNFLTCLEHSFQYYSNTCTFWCRYGIFLYSKYEWECNRDASEGNNIIRRHQTLSEWQRLFSIAGFTRIPLSHEKDDLIDFFFFDDSSFLEIMREEEECLILGYKECPMFFLSAWKPKVEDGHFNSISTNHQFGQGFNPNPLPLQPLQPFLEGFALNRLAAFTEIHDISKYLCCKYKLSLALTSASKVNNMNKPFWGPNKEFPFFIQSNSCYVKDLKSYQFMNHVVEVINSLIIEKAFESRDGYHFEPSITKLDLEYYPYALVKNYNIDVVVAICLQNRHTSNEVYIVQFYWPPTESEISKSLALRIFDDLKHMKTTFVSVKVQGTEIKFQEEAISSIPTSSNTAMPLKIVEEARNIDAIEINGHIEQVVAAPFNTLEGPYNQIIFNGDSQIGKTKGNKQRKSWSKVWVDFDKFEENGKQVAKCKHCPKVLTGSSKSGTTHLNNHSKVCPGKKKQNQETQSILPVDTNERSSTFDQERSHLDLVKVVIKHQYPLDLAGQEAFKNFVKGLQPMYEFQSRDKLLSDIHRIYNEEREKLQLYFDQLACKLNLIVSLWKNNHGKTAYCCLIAHFIDDGWELKMKILGLRKLEHVYDTKVVGGIIRSFVSVWNIRKKVCSITVDNSFLNDGMVHQIRENCVREQGSLSSAYWFISFTLLEDGFREMDSILSKLWKSIEYVTETTHGKLNFQEAVNQVKLQGGKSWDELSFKLESDSDILDSALRSREIFCKLEQIDDNFMLNLSMEEWEKAATLQSCFKCFDDIKGTQSLTANLYFPKLCNMYEEFGQLKKSNHPFVILMKRKFDNYWSLCNVAFTIAATLDPRLKFRSSCDETYDLENTMKLRRFRKVLMDVYFEYANEAKNLSASSSVLDDSNSLTAETTKDCIVSYFSKFASPSNVKEVASQKSELDCYLEETLLPSDADILGWWRVNSQRFPTLAKMARDFLAIPVSVSAPCSNISAMTINPAYSSLDPESMEALVCSQNWLESTKEKDGEHHEPMQNMDKRKRKMEENGTSTVKVFKNRNHEKASSNGDIASDFNKNDGSLSFDNWMEPQCSSSESVGEKAEIMEASVRNRDRLESSIGTKFLDTEPNHGRNIAASIEIPNDEPSFNSNQLDEFQSSSSESDDETTLREQGSWCREDVRTYLVSSFTNKEIKRLNRWKKSELSRLA; encoded by the exons ATGGCTTCTTCTATTTCTGACACCGCCTTGAGATTGTTACTATCCTGCGCTAAAGCTATTGAAGATGGGGATCTGAAAAGCGCCGATGCGCTCCTTCACATCATCTTGGTTCTTGCTGATGAGAGACCCTACTTATATGAAAGCAGACTGGTGAAATACTTTGCGGACGCTCTGGTTCGCCGAGCCTACGGACTGCATCCTGCTTCTTCCTACAACACTTTCCCGGGGAATCCTGCACCATATTATCATTATAACGGCTACCGTATTAATGACATCATAAAAAAAGTTATCGATGATGCTTTGATGGGAAACAGGCGATTGCACCTCATTGATTTCTCCATCCCGTATGAAAATTTTGAGGGTTCAGTTCTTCGTACACTACCGACCTTCTCCGGCGATCCTCTACCCGTCCGTGTAAGTTACATTCTTCCACCATTTCTGAAAAAATACGTAGAGTCCTTCAGCCAAATGGAGTTTTTGACTAAGGATGCCATGAATCTTAATGTAAAGTTGGAGGCTGAGTTGAAAGTGGTTTACGCCAATAGTTTGGCAGAAGTGGATGAATATAAATTAGATTtcaaaagaagaagagaagatgAAATGGTGGTGGTTTACTACAAATTCAAACTTGATAAGTTGCTAACAGATGGAAAAGCAATGGAGAGAGAGTTGGTAAGATTGAAGGAGATAAATCCGACGATTGTAATCATGCTAGACTTTTATTCTAATCATACCCACTCCAATTTCTTGACATGTTTGGAGCATTCTTTTCAGTATTACTCCAATACTTGCACATTCTGGTGTCGGTATGGCATTTTTTTATATTCGAAGTATGAGTGGGAGTGTAACAGAGATGCAAGTGAAGGTAATAATATAATTAGGCGGCACCAAACGTTGAGCGAATGGCAACGTCTCTTTTCAATTGCTGGTTTTACTCGAATTCCATTAAGCCACGAGAAAGATGATCttatagatttttttttctttgacgATAGTAGTTTTTTAGAAATAATGAGGGAGGAAGAAGAGTGTTTGATTTTAGGTTACAAGGAATGTCCAATGTTTTTCTTATCGGCATGGAAACCCAAAGTTGAAGATGGACACTTCAATTCCATTTCCACTAACCATCAGTTTGGACAag GTTTCAATCCAAATCCTCTGCCTCTtcaacctcttcaaccttttctAGAG gGTTTCGCATTAAATCGATTAGCTGCTTTTACTGAGATACATGACATATCAaaatatttatgttgtaaatataaGCTTTCATTAGCTTTAACATCGGCTTCTAAAGTCAACAATATGAATAAACCTTTTTGGGGTCCAAACAAGGAATTTCCTTTTTTTATCCAAAGTAATTCTTGTTATGTGAAAGATCTCAAATCTTATCAATTTATGAATCATGTAGTAGAGGTAATTAATAGCCTCATTATTGAGAAAGCATTTGAATCAAGGGACGGCTACCATTTTGAACCATCTATTACTAAGCTTGACCTAGAATACTACCCATATGCCCTAGTAAAGAATTATAACATAGATGTTGTTGTTGCCATCTGTCTACAAAATCGTCACACAAGTAATGAAGTTTATATAGTACAATTTTATTGGCCTCCAACTGAGAGTGAAATATCAAAATCATTAGCTCTTAGAATCTTCGATGACTTAAAACATATGAAGACAACGTTTGTATCAGTAAAAGTTCAAGGCACCGAAATTAAGTTCCAAGAAGAagccatttcaagcattcctacATCTTCAAACACAGCAATGCCTTTGAAAATAGTTGAAGAAGCAAGGAACATTGATGCAATAGAAATAAATGGGCATATTGAGCAG GTTGTTGCAGCTCCTTTTAACACACTAGAAGGGCCTTATAACCag ATTATTTTCAATGGTGACTCTCAGATTGGGAAAACAAAAGGAAACAAGCAGAGAAAGTCGTGGTCTAAGGTTTGGGTGGACTTTGATAAGTTTGAAGAAAATGGAAAACAAGTAGCCAAATGTAAACACTGCCCCAAGGTGCTTACAGGGTCAAGCAAGAGTGGAACCACACACTTGAATAACCACTCGAAAGTATGTCCTGGTAAGAAAAAACAAAATCAAGAAACCCAGTCGATACTTCCAGTTGATACCAATGAAAGAAGCTCAACGTTTGATCAAGAAAGGAGTCACTTGGATCTTGTGAAAGTGGTTATTAAGCATCAATATCCATTAGATCTGGCTGGTCAAGAAGCCTTCAAGAATTTTGTGAAAGGTTTGCAGCCAATGTATGAGTTTCAATCAAGAGATAAATTGTTATCTGACATACATCGCATCTATAATGAAGAGAGAGAGAAACTTCAGTTGTATTTTGATCAGCTTGCTTGCAAATTAAATTTGATAGTAAGTTTGTGGAAGAACAATCATGGAAAGACTGCATATTGTTGTTTGATAGCACATTTTATTGATGATGGTTGGGAACTAAAGATGAAGATTCTTGGCTTGAGGAAATTAGAGCATGTATATGACACAAAGGTCGTAGGCGGAATTATTCGGAGCTTTGTTTCGGTGTGGAATATAAGAAAGAAAGTATGTTCCATAACTGTGGATAACTCTTTTCTGAATGATGGTATGGTTCATCAGATAAGAGAAAATTGTGTTCGTGAGCAGGGCTCCCTTTCGTCAGCTTATTGGTTCATCAGTTTCACACTTCTTGAGGATGGGTTTCGTGAGATGGATAGCATACTTTCAAAGTTATGGAAATCCATTGAATATGTCACTGAAACAACACATGGAAAACTGAACTTTCAAGAAGCTGTAAATCAAGTGAAGCTACAAGGTGGGAAATCATGGGACGAACTTTCTTTCAAGCTGGAATCAGACTCGGACATACTTGATAGTGCCTTGAGATCAAGAGAAATATTTTGTAAGCTGGAGCAAATTGATGACAATTTTATGCTAAACCTATCAATGGAGGAATGGGAGAAGGCAGCAACTCTACAAAGTTGTTTCAAATGTTTTGATGATATCAAAGGAACTCAATCCCTTACTGCAAATTTGTACTTCCCGAAGCTCTGCAACATGTATGAGGAATTTGGTCAACTAAAAAAGAGCAATCATCCGTTTGTTATATTGATGAAGAGGAAATTTGACAACTATTGGAGCTTATGTAATGTGGCTTTCACTATTGCAGCTACTCTTGATCCAAGGTTAAAGTTTAGATCCTCATGTGATGAGACCTATGATCTTGAAAATACGATGAAGCTGAGAAGATTTCGTAAAGTTCTCATGGATGTTTACTTTGAGTATGCTAATGAAGCCAAAAATCTGAGTGCATCATCTTCGGTCTTGGATGATTCCAATTCTTTAACAGCAGAGACCACAAAAGATTGTATTGTGAGCTACTTCAGTAAATTTGCATCTCCAAGCAATGTTAAAGAGGTGGCTTCACAGAAGTCAGAGCTTGACTGTTATTTAGAAGAGACTTTGCTTCCCTCGGATGCAGACATACTTGGTTGGTGGCGTGTTAATTCTCAAAGGTTCCCTACACTTGCAAAGATGGCTCGTGATTTCCTCGCAATCCCAGTATCAGTTTCCGCACCATGTTCGAATATTAGTGCTATGACCATAAATCCAGCCTACAGTAGCTTAGACCCTGAGAGCATGGAAGCTTTGGTATGCAGTCAAAATTGGTTGGAATCTACAAAAGAAA AAGATGGAGAACATCATGAACCCATGCAAAATATG gataaaaggaaaagaaagatggAAGAGAATGGCACTTCAACTGTAAAAGTTTTCAAAAACCGGAATCATGAAAAAGCTAGTAGTAATGGAGACATTGCTAGTGATTTCAACAAAAATG ATGGTAGTCTATCTTTTGACAATTGGATGGAGCCACAATGTTCTTCTTCAGAGTCTGTTGGTGAAAAAGCAGAGATCATGGAAGCTTCGGTTCGCAATCGAGATAGGTTGGAATCGTCAATAGGAA CAAAATTTCTTGATACAGAACCTAATCATGGAAGAAACATTGCTGCCTCAATCGAAATTCCAAATGATGAACCATCATTCAACAGTAATCAATTGGATGAGTTTCAAAGCTCATCTTCCGAGTCTGATGATGAGACAACATTGAGGGAGCAAGGGTCATGGTGTAGAGAG GATGTTCGGACATATTTAGTCTCAAGCTTTACAAACAAGGAGATAAAAAGATTAAATAGATGGAAAAAGAGTGAGTTGAGTAG ACTTGCTTAA
- the LOC108474502 gene encoding uncharacterized protein LOC108474502 isoform X4, whose amino-acid sequence MASSISDTALRLLLSCAKAIEDGDLKSADALLHIILVLADERPYLYESRLVKYFADALVRRAYGLHPASSYNTFPGNPAPYYHYNGYRINDIIKKVIDDALMGNRRLHLIDFSIPYENFEGSVLRTLPTFSGDPLPVRVSYILPPFLKKYVESFSQMEFLTKDAMNLNVKLEAELKVVYANSLAEVDEYKLDFKRRREDEMVVVYYKFKLDKLLTDGKAMERELVRLKEINPTIVIMLDFYSNHTHSNFLTCLEHSFQYYSNTCTFWCRYGIFLYSKYEWECNRDASEGNNIIRRHQTLSEWQRLFSIAGFTRIPLSHEKDDLIDFFFFDDSSFLEIMREEEECLILGYKECPMFFLSAWKPKVEDGHFNSISTNHQFGQGFNPNPLPLQPLQPFLEGFALNRLAAFTEIHDISKYLCCKYKLSLALTSASKVNNMNKPFWGPNKEFPFFIQSNSCYVKDLKSYQFMNHVVEVINSLIIEKAFESRDGYHFEPSITKLDLEYYPYALVKNYNIDVVVAICLQNRHTSNEVYIVQFYWPPTESEISKSLALRIFDDLKHMKTTFVSVKVQGTEIKFQEEAISSIPTSSNTAMPLKIVEEARNIDAIEINGHIEQVVAAPFNTLEGPYNQIGKTKGNKQRKSWSKVWVDFDKFEENGKQVAKCKHCPKVLTGSSKSGTTHLNNHSKVCPGKKKQNQETQSILPVDTNERSSTFDQERSHLDLVKVVIKHQYPLDLAGQEAFKNFVKGLQPMYEFQSRDKLLSDIHRIYNEEREKLQLYFDQLACKLNLIVSLWKNNHGKTAYCCLIAHFIDDGWELKMKILGLRKLEHVYDTKVVGGIIRSFVSVWNIRKKVCSITVDNSFLNDGMVHQIRENCVREQGSLSSAYWFISFTLLEDGFREMDSILSKLWKSIEYVTETTHGKLNFQEAVNQVKLQGGKSWDELSFKLESDSDILDSALRSREIFCKLEQIDDNFMLNLSMEEWEKAATLQSCFKCFDDIKGTQSLTANLYFPKLCNMYEEFGQLKKSNHPFVILMKRKFDNYWSLCNVAFTIAATLDPRLKFRSSCDETYDLENTMKLRRFRKVLMDVYFEYANEAKNLSASSSVLDDSNSLTAETTKDCIVSYFSKFASPSNVKEVASQKSELDCYLEETLLPSDADILGWWRVNSQRFPTLAKMARDFLAIPVSVSAPCSNISAMTINPAYSSLDPESMEALVCSQNWLESTKEKDGEHHEPMQNMDKRKRKMEENGTSTVKVFKNRNHEKASSNGDIASDFNKNDGSLSFDNWMEPQCSSSESVGEKAEIMEASVRNRDRLESSIGTKFLDTEPNHGRNIAASIEIPNDEPSFNSNQLDEFQSSSSESDDETTLREQGSWCREDVRTYLVSSFTNKEIKRLNRWKKSELSRKLIGRDKEFKLVGKKLKPLLMVPYCDETLIEYYIDDSVVNAFLNCLKEIR is encoded by the exons ATGGCTTCTTCTATTTCTGACACCGCCTTGAGATTGTTACTATCCTGCGCTAAAGCTATTGAAGATGGGGATCTGAAAAGCGCCGATGCGCTCCTTCACATCATCTTGGTTCTTGCTGATGAGAGACCCTACTTATATGAAAGCAGACTGGTGAAATACTTTGCGGACGCTCTGGTTCGCCGAGCCTACGGACTGCATCCTGCTTCTTCCTACAACACTTTCCCGGGGAATCCTGCACCATATTATCATTATAACGGCTACCGTATTAATGACATCATAAAAAAAGTTATCGATGATGCTTTGATGGGAAACAGGCGATTGCACCTCATTGATTTCTCCATCCCGTATGAAAATTTTGAGGGTTCAGTTCTTCGTACACTACCGACCTTCTCCGGCGATCCTCTACCCGTCCGTGTAAGTTACATTCTTCCACCATTTCTGAAAAAATACGTAGAGTCCTTCAGCCAAATGGAGTTTTTGACTAAGGATGCCATGAATCTTAATGTAAAGTTGGAGGCTGAGTTGAAAGTGGTTTACGCCAATAGTTTGGCAGAAGTGGATGAATATAAATTAGATTtcaaaagaagaagagaagatgAAATGGTGGTGGTTTACTACAAATTCAAACTTGATAAGTTGCTAACAGATGGAAAAGCAATGGAGAGAGAGTTGGTAAGATTGAAGGAGATAAATCCGACGATTGTAATCATGCTAGACTTTTATTCTAATCATACCCACTCCAATTTCTTGACATGTTTGGAGCATTCTTTTCAGTATTACTCCAATACTTGCACATTCTGGTGTCGGTATGGCATTTTTTTATATTCGAAGTATGAGTGGGAGTGTAACAGAGATGCAAGTGAAGGTAATAATATAATTAGGCGGCACCAAACGTTGAGCGAATGGCAACGTCTCTTTTCAATTGCTGGTTTTACTCGAATTCCATTAAGCCACGAGAAAGATGATCttatagatttttttttctttgacgATAGTAGTTTTTTAGAAATAATGAGGGAGGAAGAAGAGTGTTTGATTTTAGGTTACAAGGAATGTCCAATGTTTTTCTTATCGGCATGGAAACCCAAAGTTGAAGATGGACACTTCAATTCCATTTCCACTAACCATCAGTTTGGACAag GTTTCAATCCAAATCCTCTGCCTCTtcaacctcttcaaccttttctAGAG gGTTTCGCATTAAATCGATTAGCTGCTTTTACTGAGATACATGACATATCAaaatatttatgttgtaaatataaGCTTTCATTAGCTTTAACATCGGCTTCTAAAGTCAACAATATGAATAAACCTTTTTGGGGTCCAAACAAGGAATTTCCTTTTTTTATCCAAAGTAATTCTTGTTATGTGAAAGATCTCAAATCTTATCAATTTATGAATCATGTAGTAGAGGTAATTAATAGCCTCATTATTGAGAAAGCATTTGAATCAAGGGACGGCTACCATTTTGAACCATCTATTACTAAGCTTGACCTAGAATACTACCCATATGCCCTAGTAAAGAATTATAACATAGATGTTGTTGTTGCCATCTGTCTACAAAATCGTCACACAAGTAATGAAGTTTATATAGTACAATTTTATTGGCCTCCAACTGAGAGTGAAATATCAAAATCATTAGCTCTTAGAATCTTCGATGACTTAAAACATATGAAGACAACGTTTGTATCAGTAAAAGTTCAAGGCACCGAAATTAAGTTCCAAGAAGAagccatttcaagcattcctacATCTTCAAACACAGCAATGCCTTTGAAAATAGTTGAAGAAGCAAGGAACATTGATGCAATAGAAATAAATGGGCATATTGAGCAG GTTGTTGCAGCTCCTTTTAACACACTAGAAGGGCCTTATAACCag ATTGGGAAAACAAAAGGAAACAAGCAGAGAAAGTCGTGGTCTAAGGTTTGGGTGGACTTTGATAAGTTTGAAGAAAATGGAAAACAAGTAGCCAAATGTAAACACTGCCCCAAGGTGCTTACAGGGTCAAGCAAGAGTGGAACCACACACTTGAATAACCACTCGAAAGTATGTCCTGGTAAGAAAAAACAAAATCAAGAAACCCAGTCGATACTTCCAGTTGATACCAATGAAAGAAGCTCAACGTTTGATCAAGAAAGGAGTCACTTGGATCTTGTGAAAGTGGTTATTAAGCATCAATATCCATTAGATCTGGCTGGTCAAGAAGCCTTCAAGAATTTTGTGAAAGGTTTGCAGCCAATGTATGAGTTTCAATCAAGAGATAAATTGTTATCTGACATACATCGCATCTATAATGAAGAGAGAGAGAAACTTCAGTTGTATTTTGATCAGCTTGCTTGCAAATTAAATTTGATAGTAAGTTTGTGGAAGAACAATCATGGAAAGACTGCATATTGTTGTTTGATAGCACATTTTATTGATGATGGTTGGGAACTAAAGATGAAGATTCTTGGCTTGAGGAAATTAGAGCATGTATATGACACAAAGGTCGTAGGCGGAATTATTCGGAGCTTTGTTTCGGTGTGGAATATAAGAAAGAAAGTATGTTCCATAACTGTGGATAACTCTTTTCTGAATGATGGTATGGTTCATCAGATAAGAGAAAATTGTGTTCGTGAGCAGGGCTCCCTTTCGTCAGCTTATTGGTTCATCAGTTTCACACTTCTTGAGGATGGGTTTCGTGAGATGGATAGCATACTTTCAAAGTTATGGAAATCCATTGAATATGTCACTGAAACAACACATGGAAAACTGAACTTTCAAGAAGCTGTAAATCAAGTGAAGCTACAAGGTGGGAAATCATGGGACGAACTTTCTTTCAAGCTGGAATCAGACTCGGACATACTTGATAGTGCCTTGAGATCAAGAGAAATATTTTGTAAGCTGGAGCAAATTGATGACAATTTTATGCTAAACCTATCAATGGAGGAATGGGAGAAGGCAGCAACTCTACAAAGTTGTTTCAAATGTTTTGATGATATCAAAGGAACTCAATCCCTTACTGCAAATTTGTACTTCCCGAAGCTCTGCAACATGTATGAGGAATTTGGTCAACTAAAAAAGAGCAATCATCCGTTTGTTATATTGATGAAGAGGAAATTTGACAACTATTGGAGCTTATGTAATGTGGCTTTCACTATTGCAGCTACTCTTGATCCAAGGTTAAAGTTTAGATCCTCATGTGATGAGACCTATGATCTTGAAAATACGATGAAGCTGAGAAGATTTCGTAAAGTTCTCATGGATGTTTACTTTGAGTATGCTAATGAAGCCAAAAATCTGAGTGCATCATCTTCGGTCTTGGATGATTCCAATTCTTTAACAGCAGAGACCACAAAAGATTGTATTGTGAGCTACTTCAGTAAATTTGCATCTCCAAGCAATGTTAAAGAGGTGGCTTCACAGAAGTCAGAGCTTGACTGTTATTTAGAAGAGACTTTGCTTCCCTCGGATGCAGACATACTTGGTTGGTGGCGTGTTAATTCTCAAAGGTTCCCTACACTTGCAAAGATGGCTCGTGATTTCCTCGCAATCCCAGTATCAGTTTCCGCACCATGTTCGAATATTAGTGCTATGACCATAAATCCAGCCTACAGTAGCTTAGACCCTGAGAGCATGGAAGCTTTGGTATGCAGTCAAAATTGGTTGGAATCTACAAAAGAAA AAGATGGAGAACATCATGAACCCATGCAAAATATG gataaaaggaaaagaaagatggAAGAGAATGGCACTTCAACTGTAAAAGTTTTCAAAAACCGGAATCATGAAAAAGCTAGTAGTAATGGAGACATTGCTAGTGATTTCAACAAAAATG ATGGTAGTCTATCTTTTGACAATTGGATGGAGCCACAATGTTCTTCTTCAGAGTCTGTTGGTGAAAAAGCAGAGATCATGGAAGCTTCGGTTCGCAATCGAGATAGGTTGGAATCGTCAATAGGAA CAAAATTTCTTGATACAGAACCTAATCATGGAAGAAACATTGCTGCCTCAATCGAAATTCCAAATGATGAACCATCATTCAACAGTAATCAATTGGATGAGTTTCAAAGCTCATCTTCCGAGTCTGATGATGAGACAACATTGAGGGAGCAAGGGTCATGGTGTAGAGAG GATGTTCGGACATATTTAGTCTCAAGCTTTACAAACAAGGAGATAAAAAGATTAAATAGATGGAAAAAGAGTGAGTTGAGTAG AAAATTGATTGGACGAGACAAGGAATTTAAATTAGTGGGCAAGAAACTAAAACCTTTACTCATGGTGCCTTATTGTGATGAAACACTAATAGAGTATTATATCGATGATTCG GTCGTTAATGCTTTTTTAAATTGCTTAAAGGAGATCCGATAA